From Dethiobacter alkaliphilus AHT 1, one genomic window encodes:
- a CDS encoding ABC transporter ATP-binding protein — translation MENVLEVNDLKKSYPDFALDMTFTMKMGFIMGFIGPNGAGKTTTIKLIMNLLQRDAGTVRLFGMDNLENEIAVKERIGFVYDDNHFYEELTPMELQAILAPFYKRWDKQVFNTYLKRFDLPRGKKIQQFSKGMKAKFALAVALSHHAELIILDEPTSGLDPVFRRELLDIFAEMIEDGTRSILFSTHITSDLDRTADYITFINNGKLIFSLEKDAVFETYALVKGSSELLDTEMKKQFVGLRNSPYGFEGLTADADAARRMFDGRALIEKASLEEIMLYTVKGEA, via the coding sequence ATGGAAAATGTTCTGGAAGTCAATGATCTTAAGAAGTCATATCCCGACTTTGCTCTGGATATGACGTTTACAATGAAGATGGGTTTTATTATGGGTTTTATCGGCCCAAACGGAGCAGGTAAAACAACCACAATAAAGCTGATTATGAATTTGCTGCAAAGGGATGCGGGCACGGTGCGTCTTTTTGGTATGGATAATCTTGAAAATGAAATTGCAGTAAAAGAGCGTATAGGTTTTGTCTATGACGATAACCACTTTTATGAAGAGCTCACACCCATGGAATTGCAGGCAATTTTGGCTCCCTTTTATAAAAGGTGGGATAAGCAGGTTTTTAACACCTATCTGAAGCGTTTTGACCTTCCACGGGGGAAAAAGATTCAGCAGTTTTCCAAAGGGATGAAAGCCAAATTTGCTCTGGCTGTTGCCTTATCACACCATGCGGAACTCATTATACTCGATGAGCCCACCTCCGGCCTGGACCCGGTTTTTCGCCGAGAATTGCTTGATATCTTCGCTGAAATGATTGAGGACGGAACCCGCAGCATATTGTTTTCCACCCATATAACCAGTGACCTGGATCGCACGGCAGATTACATCACCTTTATAAATAACGGCAAACTGATATTCAGTTTGGAAAAAGATGCGGTGTTTGAAACCTACGCTTTGGTTAAAGGCAGCTCTGAGTTACTGGATACAGAGATGAAAAAACAGTTTGTGGGCCTGAGAAACAGCCCTTACGGTTTTGAGGGCCTGACGGCAGATGCCGATGCTGCCCGCCGGATGTTCGATGGGCGGGCGCTAATCGAAAAAGCATCCCTGGAAGAGATCATGCTTTATACGGTAAAGGGGGAAGCATAA
- a CDS encoding MFS transporter: protein MLQEINRKKRPIILIAGCSLLNFSLGSFYAWSVFLEPLQQTLAVSRSEVSAVFSFATICFTLGVLFGAPVYRRVRAAAVASGALLVGALGIAVAAGSMSLPVVIVGYGIIYGIANGVGYNLTLQLINTELQHNTGVATGFVTACYAVGSVVSAPILVYAIEALGVWNTFYALALFLLFAAVIVGMLLVLAGTTMACPPVAVYQDAAPVNNKIFVVLWFGFGLGAMAGLMVIGHAAGIISAYGGAPAQIALGTMFVNIGNVTGRLSGGWLSQHFPARRVLTVVMASAATVLLALAFFPIVWVALVAMLLIGFAYGANACTYPLSVSVYFGREQLAKVFGMLMTAWGIAGLTAPWIAGVIYDGTGQYRYAILVAAAAALAGSIISLVLPEKRLSEPAISKGA, encoded by the coding sequence TTGTTGCAGGAGATCAACAGAAAAAAGCGTCCCATTATTTTAATTGCCGGCTGTAGTCTATTAAACTTTTCACTGGGTTCTTTTTATGCCTGGAGTGTTTTTTTGGAGCCATTGCAGCAAACTCTTGCTGTCTCTCGTTCCGAGGTTAGCGCTGTATTTTCCTTTGCCACCATCTGTTTTACACTGGGCGTATTATTTGGCGCACCGGTTTACCGGCGGGTACGTGCTGCTGCTGTGGCCTCCGGTGCGTTGCTGGTCGGGGCATTGGGAATAGCTGTTGCCGCCGGCAGTATGTCATTGCCTGTTGTTATTGTGGGCTATGGCATAATTTATGGTATTGCCAATGGCGTAGGTTATAATCTGACGCTGCAGCTGATTAATACGGAATTGCAGCATAATACCGGAGTAGCCACAGGGTTTGTAACCGCTTGTTATGCAGTGGGTTCTGTGGTCTCTGCGCCCATACTTGTTTATGCCATCGAAGCGCTTGGCGTGTGGAACACTTTTTATGCTTTGGCATTGTTTTTATTGTTTGCAGCGGTGATTGTGGGGATGTTATTGGTCCTGGCAGGCACCACCATGGCCTGTCCTCCTGTAGCAGTGTATCAGGATGCGGCACCGGTAAATAATAAAATTTTTGTTGTTCTGTGGTTTGGTTTTGGTCTGGGAGCCATGGCCGGCCTGATGGTAATCGGCCATGCTGCAGGGATTATCAGTGCGTATGGGGGAGCTCCTGCTCAGATTGCACTGGGAACAATGTTTGTCAATATCGGCAATGTCACCGGTCGTCTTAGCGGAGGATGGCTAAGCCAGCACTTTCCTGCCAGGCGGGTTCTGACGGTGGTAATGGCTTCCGCTGCTACAGTTTTACTGGCCCTGGCTTTTTTCCCCATTGTCTGGGTTGCTCTTGTTGCTATGCTTCTCATTGGTTTTGCCTATGGAGCAAACGCCTGCACTTACCCGCTTTCAGTATCAGTCTATTTTGGCAGAGAACAACTGGCTAAAGTATTTGGTATGTTAATGACGGCATGGGGGATAGCGGGTTTAACTGCACCCTGGATTGCCGGAGTGATATATGACGGAACCGGTCAATACAGATATGCGATTCTGGTGGCAGCCGCTGCTGCGTTAGCCGGTAGTATAATTAGCCTGGTGTTACCGGAAAAGCGACTTAGTGAACCTGCAATTTCCAAAGGAGCGTAA
- a CDS encoding YopX family protein gives MDIPMFRIWYKVKQSFDAASKEWTYKWQMSPVQVLQIHTGEVILDSKYGFANRMHKIGRDCILMQSLGIKDVNQKPVYVGDIVKITDSQTGKEYTGHVEGRGAVYYVDVQGEELFIKSDMAMEVLGNVYEQPELKP, from the coding sequence ATGGATATCCCAATGTTTCGCATCTGGTACAAAGTTAAGCAGTCGTTTGACGCAGCGTCTAAGGAATGGACATATAAGTGGCAGATGTCTCCGGTACAGGTTTTGCAGATTCATACCGGCGAGGTTATACTTGACAGCAAATACGGCTTTGCAAACCGTATGCATAAAATCGGGCGGGACTGTATTTTAATGCAGTCTCTTGGTATTAAAGATGTAAACCAGAAGCCGGTCTATGTTGGAGACATTGTAAAGATAACAGATTCCCAGACCGGAAAAGAATATACCGGGCATGTGGAGGGAAGAGGGGCAGTATACTATGTTGATGTTCAGGGTGAAGAGTTATTTATAAAAAGTGATATGGCCATGGAAGTACTGGGAAATGTTTATGAGCAACCAGAACTAAAACCTTGA
- a CDS encoding GntR family transcriptional regulator, producing MRIIISNASDEPLYEQVARQIRESVLKGELKAGSALPSIRTLAKDLQISVITTKRAYEELEQEGFVETVPGKGSFVALQNKELLREKRLRIIEEKLAEIVDDSRVLNISLEELQEMLRLLWEEK from the coding sequence TTGCGGATTATAATTTCCAATGCCTCAGATGAACCGCTTTATGAGCAGGTGGCCAGGCAAATCAGAGAAAGTGTTCTTAAAGGAGAGTTAAAGGCAGGTAGTGCGTTGCCATCAATTCGCACGCTGGCAAAGGATCTACAGATTAGTGTGATTACTACAAAGCGAGCTTACGAGGAGCTTGAGCAGGAAGGGTTTGTTGAGACTGTACCCGGCAAGGGATCGTTTGTAGCACTGCAAAACAAAGAGCTGCTGCGTGAGAAAAGACTGCGGATAATTGAAGAGAAACTGGCCGAAATCGTAGATGACAGCCGCGTTTTAAATATCAGCTTAGAGGAACTACAGGAAATGCTACGACTGTTATGGGAGGAAAAATAA
- a CDS encoding CDIF630_02480 family spore surface protein: MADKKFKQTFMGIPIEKHDTAAWADIEEMKAISQVNLPAEEDIRNAKEYVDTNQK; this comes from the coding sequence ATGGCGGATAAAAAATTTAAACAGACGTTTATGGGTATACCTATTGAAAAGCACGACACTGCAGCCTGGGCCGATATAGAGGAAATGAAAGCAATTTCGCAGGTGAATCTGCCTGCGGAAGAAGATATCCGTAATGCCAAGGAATATGTGGATACCAACCAAAAGTAG
- a CDS encoding ABC-2 transporter permease, producing MIHLITKDLLIQKKTFLVVFLYNFFMLIVFSNEAFQGFIYIMGGVIVTYMFLITASTNDEKNNSDILISSMPVLRSSIVTAKYIAVFVYMVIGLVMLYFTAILVNILPLPIAAPRSIIGSDIYFSAALVAFAATLYYPLYFRFGSAATRTLSIFLFLGFFFLPRIIVEQYMAGNLVFAVDIINSLSDVFNWLPGALAGVVVLTLYLVSMKISQGIYSAKDL from the coding sequence ATGATTCATCTGATAACGAAGGACCTGTTAATACAAAAGAAAACCTTTCTGGTTGTTTTTCTCTACAACTTTTTTATGCTCATCGTCTTTTCCAACGAAGCATTTCAGGGATTTATCTATATTATGGGCGGTGTGATTGTCACCTATATGTTTTTAATCACAGCAAGCACCAATGATGAAAAAAATAACAGTGATATTCTGATTAGCAGTATGCCGGTGCTGCGAAGCAGTATAGTAACAGCCAAATATATTGCTGTCTTTGTCTATATGGTAATTGGATTGGTCATGCTATACTTCACAGCCATTTTGGTTAACATCTTACCCCTGCCCATAGCCGCTCCTCGCTCTATTATTGGCAGTGATATCTATTTTTCTGCAGCATTGGTTGCTTTCGCCGCAACCTTGTATTACCCGCTTTACTTCCGCTTTGGCTCTGCTGCAACCCGCACCCTCAGCATTTTTCTCTTCCTGGGATTCTTCTTTTTGCCCCGCATTATAGTGGAACAGTATATGGCCGGCAATCTGGTTTTCGCAGTAGATATCATTAACAGTCTGTCCGATGTTTTTAACTGGCTTCCCGGTGCGCTTGCCGGAGTGGTGGTATTAACTTTATATCTGGTATCCATGAAAATATCACAGGGAATCTATAGCGCCAAAGACCTCTAA
- the nifJ gene encoding pyruvate:ferredoxin (flavodoxin) oxidoreductase, with product MGKTKTMDGNQAAAYASYALTEVAAIYPITPSTPMAEGVDEWSAHGMKNIFGQPVKVIEMQSEAGAAGAMRGSLQSGALTSTYTASQGLLLMIPSLYKMAGELLPGVLHVSARSIAAHALSIFGDHQDVMACRQTGVALLASSNVQEVMDMACLAHLCAIKARVPFLHFFDGFRTSHEIQKINVIDHDDLRTLVDQKAIDEFRNRALNPEHPVVRGTTQNPDIYFQQRESANPFYNAIPEIVLDYMDKIAQITGRRYKLFDYYGAEDAEYLIVAMGSVCDTIYETIDYLLDKGEKVGAVKVHLYRPFSEKHFLQEVPKSVKAVAVLDRTKEPGSAGEPLYLDVIKAFKDSNTAPVVVGGRYGLSSKDTRPSQIISVFANLKEKNPKDRFTMGIIDDVTHTSLPETDIVDTTPEGTVSCKIWGLGSDGTVGANKTAIKIIGDNTDLYAQAYFSYDSKKSGGTTVSHLRFGEKPIRSPYLVYDADYIACHNPAFIYHYDLLKGLKKGATFVLNCSWQPDELEERLPATLKQYLAKNNIEFYIINAKAIADKVGLGNRINMVMQAAFFKLAKVLPVDEAIKHLKKSIEDMYGQKGQNIVDMNVAAVDRAIEALHKVEVPGEWSTAQAENAPVKEEPPFVQNIQRPMARHEGDELPVSTFKGMEDGTFPLGTTAYEKRGIAPMLPEWQIDKCIQCGQCAYICPHATIRAYLLDDEEVQRAPDTFKTKKASGKGLEDLQYRIQVAPMDCTGCGNCADVCPAKGKALIMKPAEQEMEMENENWEFATTIRSKDERVNPHTVKGIQFVRPLLEFNGACPGCGETPYIRLLTQLFGDRMMISNATGCSSIWGASAPSVAYTTNAEGKGPTWINPLFEDAAEFGYGMFLGVRQIRERLAELMRQAMKSSVDDNLKKAFQMWLDGMNDAEASKEATKQILSAIAGNDYSGNDTVAEIMKRQDYLIKRSVWAIGGDGWSYDIDFGGVDHVLASGDDINIFVMDTELYSNTGGQCSKSTPTSSVAKLAAAGKKNRKKDLGLMAMTYGYVYVAQIAMGADMNHTMKTILEAERYKGPSLIIAYSPCVSHGIKTGMGTSILQEKKAVEAGYWHLFRYNPDLKQEGKNPFILDSKEPKGDFKEYIHGEIRYAQLKNVFPDIAPEMFELAAHHARERYEKYKHLAENTVL from the coding sequence ATGGGAAAAACAAAGACCATGGATGGAAACCAGGCAGCAGCCTATGCTTCCTATGCACTGACGGAGGTAGCTGCCATTTATCCCATTACACCATCAACACCCATGGCAGAAGGCGTTGATGAGTGGTCCGCACACGGCATGAAAAATATTTTCGGCCAGCCGGTAAAGGTTATAGAAATGCAATCGGAAGCAGGAGCGGCCGGCGCCATGCGCGGTTCTCTGCAGTCCGGCGCCCTGACTTCAACTTATACAGCGTCCCAGGGCTTGCTTTTGATGATTCCCAGCCTGTATAAGATGGCCGGGGAGCTTCTGCCCGGGGTGCTTCATGTGTCTGCCCGCTCCATTGCCGCCCATGCCCTGTCCATCTTCGGGGATCATCAGGATGTGATGGCCTGTCGTCAGACAGGAGTGGCACTACTTGCCTCCTCCAATGTGCAGGAAGTGATGGATATGGCCTGTTTGGCCCATCTGTGTGCCATTAAAGCCAGAGTCCCCTTCCTGCATTTCTTTGATGGATTCAGAACGTCCCATGAAATCCAAAAAATTAATGTTATTGACCATGATGACCTAAGAACCCTGGTGGACCAAAAAGCCATTGATGAGTTCAGAAACCGGGCTCTAAACCCCGAGCATCCGGTGGTCAGAGGCACAACACAGAATCCCGATATCTATTTCCAGCAACGGGAAAGTGCCAATCCGTTCTATAATGCCATTCCTGAGATTGTGCTGGACTACATGGACAAAATCGCCCAAATCACCGGGCGCCGCTACAAACTGTTTGACTATTACGGCGCAGAAGATGCAGAGTACCTGATAGTTGCCATGGGTTCTGTGTGCGATACGATCTATGAGACCATAGACTATCTGCTGGATAAAGGTGAAAAGGTGGGTGCCGTTAAAGTCCATCTCTATCGGCCGTTTTCGGAAAAGCATTTCTTACAGGAAGTGCCCAAAAGCGTTAAAGCGGTGGCAGTGCTGGACAGGACAAAAGAGCCCGGTTCTGCGGGAGAACCGCTATATCTGGATGTAATTAAAGCATTTAAAGATTCCAATACGGCACCGGTTGTGGTGGGGGGCAGGTACGGCCTTTCCTCCAAAGATACCCGTCCGTCGCAGATAATCTCCGTCTTTGCCAACTTAAAAGAAAAAAACCCCAAAGACCGCTTTACCATGGGGATTATAGATGACGTTACCCATACATCCCTGCCGGAAACCGATATCGTCGATACCACCCCTGAGGGCACCGTCAGCTGCAAAATCTGGGGCCTGGGTTCAGACGGTACGGTGGGCGCAAATAAAACAGCCATCAAAATCATCGGTGATAATACGGATCTCTATGCACAAGCCTACTTCTCTTACGACAGCAAGAAGTCCGGCGGTACCACCGTATCTCATTTGCGTTTTGGTGAAAAACCGATTCGCTCTCCTTACCTGGTTTACGACGCCGACTATATTGCCTGCCATAATCCGGCCTTTATCTACCACTACGACCTGCTCAAAGGTTTAAAAAAAGGTGCCACTTTTGTCCTAAACTGTTCCTGGCAGCCCGACGAGTTGGAGGAAAGGCTGCCGGCAACGCTGAAACAGTATCTGGCTAAAAACAATATAGAGTTCTATATAATAAACGCCAAAGCCATTGCTGATAAGGTGGGCCTGGGTAACAGAATCAACATGGTTATGCAGGCAGCTTTCTTCAAACTGGCTAAAGTACTCCCCGTAGATGAGGCCATAAAACATCTGAAAAAATCAATTGAAGACATGTATGGACAAAAAGGGCAAAACATTGTAGATATGAATGTTGCCGCCGTGGACCGGGCCATTGAAGCCCTGCACAAAGTGGAAGTGCCAGGAGAATGGTCAACGGCTCAGGCAGAAAATGCTCCTGTCAAAGAAGAACCTCCCTTTGTTCAGAATATCCAGCGGCCCATGGCCCGGCATGAAGGAGACGAACTGCCGGTCAGCACATTTAAAGGGATGGAAGACGGGACATTCCCCTTAGGGACAACAGCGTATGAGAAGCGCGGGATAGCACCCATGCTGCCGGAATGGCAAATAGATAAGTGCATCCAGTGTGGCCAGTGCGCCTATATTTGCCCCCATGCCACCATCAGAGCGTACCTGCTGGACGATGAGGAGGTACAGCGGGCACCGGATACATTTAAGACAAAGAAAGCCTCCGGTAAAGGCCTGGAAGACCTTCAGTACCGTATTCAGGTTGCTCCCATGGATTGTACCGGCTGCGGTAACTGTGCTGATGTCTGCCCTGCTAAAGGCAAAGCACTGATTATGAAGCCGGCGGAGCAGGAAATGGAGATGGAGAATGAAAACTGGGAGTTTGCTACCACCATCCGTAGTAAAGATGAGCGGGTAAACCCACACACTGTCAAGGGAATCCAGTTTGTCCGGCCGCTGTTGGAATTTAACGGCGCCTGCCCGGGCTGTGGTGAAACCCCGTATATCCGGCTTTTAACCCAGCTCTTTGGCGACAGAATGATGATCTCCAATGCCACCGGCTGTTCATCTATCTGGGGAGCCAGCGCTCCGTCTGTAGCCTATACAACAAACGCTGAAGGAAAAGGCCCCACCTGGATCAACCCGCTCTTTGAAGATGCGGCGGAATTTGGCTACGGCATGTTTTTAGGCGTGCGGCAGATCAGAGAAAGGCTGGCGGAGTTGATGCGCCAGGCCATGAAGTCCTCCGTTGATGATAATCTGAAAAAAGCATTTCAGATGTGGCTTGACGGCATGAATGATGCTGAAGCCTCTAAGGAGGCCACCAAGCAGATTTTGTCCGCTATTGCCGGTAATGATTACTCCGGTAACGATACCGTTGCCGAAATCATGAAGAGACAGGACTACCTGATTAAACGGTCCGTCTGGGCCATCGGCGGCGACGGATGGTCCTACGATATTGATTTTGGCGGTGTGGATCACGTGCTGGCCAGTGGAGATGATATCAACATCTTTGTTATGGATACGGAACTGTACTCCAATACCGGCGGCCAGTGTTCCAAGTCCACACCCACCTCATCGGTGGCCAAACTGGCGGCAGCGGGTAAAAAGAACCGCAAAAAAGACCTGGGCTTAATGGCCATGACCTACGGCTATGTTTACGTAGCGCAAATCGCCATGGGAGCCGACATGAACCATACCATGAAAACCATTCTGGAAGCGGAGCGCTATAAAGGGCCTTCCCTGATTATTGCCTACTCACCTTGTGTGAGCCACGGTATTAAAACAGGAATGGGTACCAGCATTCTGCAGGAGAAGAAGGCTGTGGAAGCAGGGTATTGGCATCTCTTTAGATACAATCCCGACTTAAAACAGGAAGGCAAAAATCCCTTTATCCTGGATTCCAAAGAACCCAAGGGTGATTTTAAAGAGTACATTCACGGAGAAATCCGTTACGCACAGCTAAAGAATGTCTTTCCCGACATTGCCCCGGAAATGTTCGAACTTGCCGCCCATCACGCCAGGGAACGATATGAAAAGTATAAACACCTGGCAGAAAACACTGTACTTTAG
- a CDS encoding MerR family transcriptional regulator yields MFKIGMFSKLNKISVKALRHYDDIGLLKPAYVDDFTGYRFYSASQLPRLHRILALKGIGFSLQEIKSALEQDTPATMIEILESKQQEIARALREEQEKLNRIEFYLDSIKQEAKNMEYNVLIKELPEVIVASMRKVIPNYEAFNTLYPEMGKQMEAQNLTCQTPEYCFTIYHDGEYKETDIDVEICEAVTGFGEDTETMKFKRIEKVETAASVMHKGPYSTIGKAYAALMNWIEQNGYQITGLPRESYIDGIWNKDNPEEWLTEVQIPVQKY; encoded by the coding sequence ATGTTTAAAATCGGGATGTTTTCCAAACTCAACAAAATATCGGTCAAAGCGCTGAGACACTATGACGACATAGGGTTACTTAAACCTGCATATGTGGATGATTTTACCGGCTACCGTTTTTATTCGGCCAGCCAGCTGCCGCGGCTGCACAGAATCCTGGCATTGAAAGGCATTGGTTTTTCCCTGCAGGAAATCAAATCGGCCCTGGAGCAAGACACTCCTGCCACAATGATTGAGATCCTGGAAAGCAAACAACAGGAGATTGCCCGTGCCCTCAGAGAGGAGCAGGAAAAACTAAACCGCATTGAGTTTTATCTTGATTCTATTAAACAGGAGGCCAAAAATATGGAATATAATGTGCTTATCAAAGAATTGCCGGAAGTGATTGTGGCTTCAATGCGTAAGGTAATCCCCAACTACGAAGCTTTTAACACCCTTTATCCTGAAATGGGTAAACAAATGGAAGCACAAAACCTGACCTGCCAAACTCCCGAATATTGTTTCACCATCTACCACGACGGGGAATACAAAGAAACAGATATAGACGTGGAAATCTGCGAAGCCGTTACCGGGTTTGGTGAGGATACGGAAACCATGAAGTTTAAACGAATTGAAAAGGTAGAAACGGCAGCCTCTGTGATGCACAAAGGGCCGTACAGCACCATCGGTAAAGCCTACGCGGCACTGATGAACTGGATTGAACAAAACGGCTACCAGATAACAGGCCTGCCCCGCGAGTCCTATATTGACGGAATATGGAATAAAGACAATCCGGAAGAATGGCTAACAGAAGTGCAAATTCCGGTCCAAAAGTATTAG
- a CDS encoding DUF1328 domain-containing protein, translating into MLRWALIFLVVAIIAAIFGFTGIAQASADIARFIFFIFVVLFVLSLLFGGRFVR; encoded by the coding sequence TTGTTGCGATGGGCGTTAATCTTCCTGGTTGTAGCCATAATTGCCGCAATCTTTGGTTTTACAGGCATAGCACAGGCTTCTGCTGACATTGCCCGGTTTATTTTCTTCATCTTTGTAGTATTGTTTGTATTGTCCCTTTTATTTGGTGGTAGGTTTGTCAGGTAA
- a CDS encoding DUF2512 family protein — MKTYLALGIKFAMTLFAAAVAALISGLTDWWLILLVGLVGAIVNFIIGDMVILPGFGNIVATIGDGITSALLAYVIIIRQWAGVSVLLFAISFGILVMIGEYFFHRYLKGKKLSTNPLE; from the coding sequence TTGAAGACATATCTGGCTTTAGGTATTAAGTTTGCCATGACACTTTTTGCTGCAGCTGTTGCTGCTTTAATTTCCGGATTGACTGATTGGTGGTTGATTCTGTTGGTTGGCCTGGTTGGCGCAATTGTGAATTTCATTATTGGCGATATGGTAATACTTCCCGGCTTTGGTAATATTGTAGCCACCATTGGTGACGGAATCACTTCAGCACTGCTGGCCTATGTCATTATCATCAGACAATGGGCGGGAGTAAGTGTGCTGCTTTTTGCCATCTCCTTTGGGATTCTTGTGATGATCGGTGAATATTTCTTTCATAGGTATCTTAAAGGGAAGAAGCTCTCAACCAACCCCTTAGAATGA